The following coding sequences lie in one Trichoderma breve strain T069 chromosome 1, whole genome shotgun sequence genomic window:
- a CDS encoding short chain dehydrogenase domain-containing protein: MVQWGFETEGNQVVDEFPDNVRGRRFVITGSSEGGLGAESAYSLARASPAQIVFMGRSWEKTKAVVDKVKSIGSSIDVKFVQLELDSLASVRKAAKEINDDASIPQIDVLMLNAGVMALPSLQLTEDGLEAHFGTNHIGHFLLANIIMPKVLAAARPNPNGEIGGPGTPRIVTVSSYGNIFSGIRFDDLTFGNGKEYNPWKAYGQSKTANILMTISLNEKFRSQGIAAYTLNPGSIRTSLIRHLNDESTKSFMDLLAEHKKERYPPKTLQQGCSTQLRAALDPTLPPNEEIFFLHDTQPLLKGEDVKVLAPHSADIEQAHKLWDLSNKIVGEQF; this comes from the exons ATGGTGCAATGGGGCTTCGAGACAGAAGGCAACCAAGTTGTCGACGAATTTCCTGATAATGTCAGGGGTAGACGTT TTGTCATCACTGGGTCAAGCGAGGGTGGTCTAGGAGCAGAGTCGGCATATTCTCTAGCCCGTGCATCTCCCGCCCAGATTGTCTTTATGGGTCGTTCGTGGGAGAAAACAAAGGCTGTCGTCGACAAGGTCAAGTCTATCGGCTCATCCATCGACGTCAAATTTGTCCAGCTTGAGCTCGATTCGCTTGCCAGCGTGCgcaaggcagcaaaggaaATTAACGATGATGCCTCCATTCCACAAATTGATGTACTGATGCTCAATGCCGGTGTTATGGCTCTACCAAGTCTACAGTTGACGGAGGATGGGCTCGAAGCACACTTTGGCACCAACCATATTGGTCACTTTCTTTTGGCAAATATCATCATGCCCAAGGTACTGGCCGCCGCCCGACCCAATCCTAATGGTGAAATTGGTGGTCCAGGTACTCCTCGCATTGTTACTGTCTCTAGCTACGGAAACATTTTCTCGGGCATTCGGTTTGACGACCTTACCTTTGGAAATGGGAAAGAATACAATCCGTGGAAAGCATATGGCCAAAGCAAGACTGCCAATATTCTGATGACAATTTCCTTGAATGAGAAATTCCGTTCGCAGGGCATCGCTGCGTATACTCTAAATCCTGGAT CAATTCGAACGAGCCTTATTCGCCACCTAAATGACGAGTCGACAAAATCCTTCATGGATCTGCTAGCAGAGCATAAAAAGGAAAGATACCCACCAAAGACACTACAGCAAGGCTGTTCTACCCAATTGAGAGCAGCACTGGATCCAACTCTTCCTC CCAACGAAGAGATCTTTTTCTTGCATGATACTCAACCGCTCTTGAAGGGAGAGGACGTGAAAGTCCTAGCACCCCACTCGGCAGATATTGAACAGGCACACAAGCTATGGGACCTCAGTAACAAGATTGTTGGGGAACAATTCTGA